One Desulfitibacter alkalitolerans DSM 16504 genomic window carries:
- the nuoF gene encoding NADH-quinone oxidoreductase subunit NuoF, giving the protein MDKKRILICAGTGCVSSGSNKVEAKLKETIKEKGLQDDVQVVITGCHGFCEQGPLLIVEPEDLFYCRVEETDIDEIVDKTLVNNEVIDRLLFEDPQKKEKAKTFHDIDFYNKQQRLVLKNCGHINPENIDEYLAQDGYAALEKVLKNMNQVEVIEEVKKSGLRGRGGGGFSTGLKWEFTYKAQGDKKYVVCNADEGDPGAFMDRSLLEGDPHIIIEGMLICGYAIGADEGYVYVRAEYPLAIKRLQRAISQAEERGYLGTNILGTNFSFKLNIKAGAGAFVCGEETALLISIEGNRGMPKVRPPYPATKGLWDKPTTINNVETFGNIPVIFRKGAEWFAGIGTEKSKGTKVFALTGKVNNTGLVEVPMGISIRKIIFDIGGGIKDNGQFKAVQIGGPSGGCIPSELLDLPVDYDSLTQAGAMMGSGGLVIMDEKTCMVDLSRFFLNFTQKESCGKCTPCREGTKRMLEILIRITEGAGVPEDIEILKKLGENIKKTSLCGLGQTAPNPVLSTLRYFEDEYWAHIKDKKCPAGACKELVTYRINPDLCNGCTLCARSCPVNAITGEKKEIHFIDPDKCTRCGVCITKCKKGAIYLA; this is encoded by the coding sequence TTGGATAAAAAACGAATTCTGATTTGTGCTGGTACAGGCTGTGTTTCTTCTGGCTCCAACAAGGTTGAAGCCAAACTAAAGGAAACAATTAAAGAAAAAGGGCTGCAGGATGATGTTCAAGTAGTCATTACTGGCTGCCACGGCTTTTGTGAACAGGGTCCTCTGCTAATTGTAGAACCAGAGGATTTATTTTATTGTCGAGTAGAAGAAACGGATATAGATGAGATTGTTGATAAAACACTAGTAAATAATGAGGTAATAGATAGGCTGCTATTTGAAGATCCCCAGAAAAAAGAAAAAGCTAAAACCTTCCATGACATTGATTTTTACAATAAGCAACAGAGGCTTGTATTAAAAAATTGTGGTCATATTAATCCTGAAAATATAGATGAATATCTAGCCCAGGATGGGTATGCTGCCTTAGAAAAGGTCTTGAAAAATATGAATCAGGTAGAAGTCATAGAAGAAGTTAAAAAATCCGGCCTCAGGGGAAGAGGTGGTGGCGGATTTTCCACTGGTTTGAAATGGGAATTTACTTATAAAGCTCAAGGTGATAAGAAATATGTGGTTTGTAATGCAGATGAGGGTGACCCTGGTGCTTTTATGGATAGAAGCCTTCTGGAGGGGGACCCCCATATCATTATTGAGGGTATGCTCATTTGCGGCTATGCTATTGGGGCAGATGAAGGCTATGTATATGTTCGAGCTGAGTATCCACTGGCAATAAAGAGGCTGCAGAGAGCCATCAGCCAGGCTGAAGAAAGGGGCTACCTTGGGACTAATATTCTGGGTACAAACTTTAGCTTTAAACTGAATATTAAAGCTGGTGCAGGAGCATTTGTTTGTGGTGAAGAAACTGCCCTGTTAATTTCAATAGAAGGCAACAGGGGAATGCCTAAAGTAAGACCTCCCTATCCTGCTACAAAAGGCCTATGGGATAAACCTACCACAATTAACAATGTAGAAACCTTCGGTAATATTCCGGTGATTTTTAGAAAAGGTGCAGAGTGGTTTGCAGGTATAGGAACAGAAAAAAGCAAGGGAACAAAGGTTTTTGCTTTAACAGGTAAAGTTAATAATACTGGCCTGGTGGAAGTTCCCATGGGGATTAGTATCAGGAAAATAATCTTTGATATAGGCGGAGGTATCAAGGATAATGGCCAATTTAAAGCCGTACAAATTGGCGGACCCTCTGGTGGATGTATTCCCTCAGAGCTTTTAGATCTGCCAGTTGATTATGATTCCCTGACACAAGCAGGGGCCATGATGGGCTCAGGAGGGCTTGTCATCATGGATGAAAAAACTTGTATGGTTGACCTGTCCAGGTTCTTTTTAAACTTTACACAAAAGGAATCATGCGGCAAATGCACGCCCTGCAGGGAAGGCACCAAGAGAATGCTTGAGATACTAATTAGAATTACCGAGGGTGCAGGAGTACCTGAAGATATAGAAATTCTAAAAAAACTAGGTGAAAACATTAAAAAGACTTCATTATGCGGATTGGGTCAGACAGCACCAAACCCGGTGCTTTCAACTTTAAGGTACTTTGAAGATGAATATTGGGCACACATAAAAGACAAGAAGTGCCCCGCTGGTGCATGTAAAGAGCTGGTAACCTACAGGATTAATCCAGATCTTTGTAACGGATGTACTTTATGTGCAAGGAGCTGTCCTGTTAATGCAATTACAGGGGAAAAGAAAGAAATTCACTTTATTGATCCTGATAAATGCACAAGATGTGGTGTCTGTATTACCAAGTGTAAAAAAGGCGCTATATATTTAGCTTAA
- the fdhF gene encoding formate dehydrogenase subunit alpha, whose product MGNVSLTIDGKQVQVPSGITVLEAARLTGINIPNLCYDKELTSPGACRLCVVSIEGARNLPASCVTEVWEGMVVNTATPEVLEARKTILELLLANHPNDCMTCEKSGECRLQDYAYEYGIREVSYKGEVTCHEFDDTNPFIFRDNNKCILCGKCVRVCDEVVGRHIYGWANRGFQTSVVPTLGKDLEKTDCVFCGSCVSVCPVGAIIEKDMMGRARKWELEKVKTICPYCGTGCTIELNVKAGKILGVTSTEEGTVNGRALCVKGRFGYSFIQHPDRLKTPLIKENGKFREATWEEAIKFTAGKLSKVKEQYGNDSFAALTSARVTTEDNYVFGKFARAVIGTNNIDHCARLUHSATVAGLAAAFGSGAMTNSIDEIADADFIFASGTNTTETHPIISLKVRKALDSGAKLVVADPRKTEMAELAHTYLPIAAGSDLALLNAMAHVIIKEELYNKEFVEERTEGFEELKAGIEKYTPEYAESITGVAADVIRQVARDYAVSEKSTILYTMGITQHITGTDNVLGIANLALLTGHIGRKSTGVNPLRGQNNVQGACDMGGLPNVYPAYQPVNDPEVRAKFEKAWGVQLNPNPGLTLGEMFKEARHGTIKSMYIIGENPAISDPDTNHVVEALEKLEFLVVQDIFLTETAQLADVVLPAASFAEKDGTFVNTERRVQRVNKAIEPVGNSKPDWEIIQLIAQEMGYPMNYSSPAEIMDEIAAVAPSYGGISYKRLAQEKDGLQWPCPTADHPGTVFLHSGKFTRGKGKMFFVEYVPPAEQTDEEYPLVLTTGRKLWHYHTGTMTRRSAGLDWKLPEERIEINPAEARKYCLQTGDRIRLSSRRGSIESTVEVTDRVQPGLVFGSFHFKEAAINKLTNTAYDPKAKIPELKVCAVKLEKI is encoded by the coding sequence ATGGGTAATGTATCCTTAACTATTGATGGGAAACAGGTACAGGTGCCTTCAGGAATTACAGTTCTTGAGGCAGCTCGCCTGACAGGAATAAATATTCCCAATCTTTGTTATGATAAGGAATTGACAAGTCCTGGGGCCTGTCGCTTATGTGTTGTTTCCATTGAAGGCGCAAGGAATTTACCTGCTTCCTGTGTTACAGAAGTATGGGAAGGCATGGTTGTTAATACTGCAACACCAGAGGTTTTAGAAGCAAGGAAAACAATTCTAGAGCTGCTCCTTGCAAATCATCCTAATGACTGTATGACCTGTGAAAAAAGCGGGGAATGCCGCTTACAGGATTATGCTTATGAATATGGAATTAGAGAGGTATCTTATAAGGGTGAAGTAACTTGTCATGAATTTGATGATACAAATCCCTTTATATTTAGAGATAACAATAAATGTATCCTTTGTGGCAAGTGTGTTAGAGTTTGTGATGAAGTTGTGGGAAGACATATTTATGGATGGGCAAATAGGGGTTTCCAGACCAGTGTGGTTCCTACACTAGGTAAGGATCTTGAGAAAACTGATTGTGTTTTCTGTGGAAGCTGTGTATCTGTATGTCCGGTAGGCGCTATAATTGAAAAGGATATGATGGGCAGGGCAAGAAAGTGGGAGCTTGAGAAGGTGAAAACCATCTGCCCATACTGTGGCACAGGATGTACAATTGAACTTAATGTTAAAGCTGGAAAAATCCTTGGGGTGACCTCCACAGAAGAGGGTACGGTTAATGGAAGGGCCCTTTGTGTTAAAGGACGCTTTGGTTATAGCTTTATTCAGCATCCAGATAGATTAAAGACGCCGCTGATTAAGGAAAATGGTAAATTTAGAGAAGCAACCTGGGAGGAAGCCATTAAATTTACTGCTGGAAAACTATCCAAGGTTAAAGAGCAGTATGGCAATGACAGCTTTGCTGCCTTAACATCAGCAAGGGTTACCACTGAGGATAATTACGTTTTTGGTAAATTCGCACGCGCGGTGATAGGGACTAACAACATTGATCACTGCGCCCGTCTCTGACACTCTGCTACTGTCGCTGGTCTAGCGGCTGCATTTGGTAGTGGAGCAATGACTAATTCAATTGATGAGATAGCAGATGCTGACTTCATATTCGCTAGTGGAACAAATACCACAGAAACCCATCCAATTATTAGTTTGAAAGTTAGAAAGGCCCTTGACAGTGGTGCAAAACTGGTGGTGGCCGATCCAAGAAAGACTGAAATGGCAGAGCTGGCACATACCTATCTGCCAATTGCTGCAGGCAGCGACCTGGCATTATTAAATGCCATGGCCCATGTCATTATCAAGGAAGAATTATATAATAAGGAATTTGTAGAGGAAAGAACAGAAGGCTTTGAGGAATTAAAGGCAGGTATTGAAAAATACACTCCTGAATACGCTGAGAGCATTACAGGCGTTGCTGCAGATGTTATCAGGCAGGTTGCCAGAGACTATGCTGTTTCTGAAAAGTCAACAATCCTTTATACCATGGGGATTACCCAGCATATTACCGGTACAGACAATGTCCTGGGAATTGCTAACCTGGCCCTTTTAACTGGACACATTGGCAGAAAATCTACAGGTGTTAACCCACTTCGTGGACAAAACAATGTTCAAGGTGCCTGTGATATGGGTGGTCTTCCAAATGTTTACCCTGCATATCAGCCTGTAAATGATCCAGAAGTTAGAGCCAAATTTGAAAAAGCCTGGGGAGTCCAGTTAAACCCAAATCCAGGCTTAACCCTTGGGGAAATGTTTAAAGAGGCGAGACATGGAACTATCAAGTCCATGTATATTATAGGTGAAAACCCTGCTATTAGCGATCCTGATACAAATCATGTTGTTGAAGCTCTAGAAAAATTGGAATTTCTAGTTGTTCAGGATATCTTCCTAACAGAGACTGCCCAGCTTGCAGATGTTGTACTGCCAGCGGCCAGCTTTGCAGAAAAGGACGGTACCTTTGTCAATACTGAAAGAAGGGTGCAGAGGGTGAATAAAGCCATTGAGCCTGTTGGAAACAGCAAGCCTGATTGGGAGATTATACAGCTAATAGCACAGGAAATGGGTTATCCAATGAACTACTCCTCGCCAGCAGAGATCATGGATGAGATAGCAGCTGTTGCTCCCTCTTATGGAGGTATAAGCTATAAAAGATTGGCACAGGAGAAGGATGGCTTACAGTGGCCGTGCCCAACAGCAGATCATCCAGGTACTGTCTTTCTCCATTCTGGGAAGTTTACAAGGGGTAAGGGAAAGATGTTCTTTGTTGAATATGTTCCTCCTGCAGAGCAGACAGATGAGGAATATCCCCTTGTACTGACAACTGGAAGGAAGCTGTGGCACTATCATACCGGCACCATGACCAGACGCTCTGCGGGCTTGGATTGGAAGCTTCCTGAAGAAAGAATTGAGATTAACCCGGCAGAAGCCAGGAAGTACTGCCTGCAGACTGGTGACAGAATCAGGCTGTCATCCCGCAGGGGAAGCATTGAATCAACTGTAGAGGTAACTGATAGGGTTCAGCCTGGTCTGGTATTTGGATCCTTCCACTTTAAAGAAGCAGCTATCAACAAGCTGACAAATACTGCCTATGATCCAAAGGCCAAGATACCTGAGCTAAAGGTATGTGCAGTAAAGCTAGAAAAAATTTAA
- a CDS encoding patatin-like phospholipase family protein produces MKFGLALSGGGIRGAVHIGILQGLLENALYPDIIAGSSAGSIVGLLYCSGIPPAKMVSLVSQYENSLLSKGYSTQALKFPAGLIKGDYIEVALRALTRGKSFNQLSPKLAVVTTNVETGRGIVFTSSDLAKARAKDYTFSSQAQPWEAVRASISIPAIFVPKKIGKDTLVDGSLVSHVPADILKHLGAEKIVGVNLNFGLSSNIDSAPHLIMQTISIMGKRLSETILTSYANIIIEPNTGKVNFWEINKTTELVEIGKKAVYENLTALKELLV; encoded by the coding sequence TTGAAATTTGGTCTTGCCCTCAGTGGCGGTGGTATCCGTGGAGCCGTCCACATAGGAATCCTCCAGGGTCTTTTAGAAAACGCATTGTATCCAGATATTATTGCCGGCAGTAGTGCCGGTTCAATAGTTGGACTATTATACTGCTCAGGAATACCGCCAGCAAAAATGGTGTCGCTAGTATCACAATATGAAAACAGTCTTTTATCTAAAGGGTATTCTACACAAGCTTTAAAGTTTCCTGCAGGCTTAATCAAGGGTGATTACATAGAAGTAGCCTTAAGAGCCTTAACCAGGGGTAAGAGCTTTAATCAGCTTTCACCAAAGCTGGCTGTGGTTACCACAAACGTGGAAACCGGCAGGGGAATAGTATTTACCAGTTCAGACCTGGCCAAAGCCAGAGCAAAGGATTATACTTTTTCAAGTCAGGCTCAACCCTGGGAGGCAGTAAGAGCCAGTATTTCAATACCAGCCATATTTGTTCCAAAAAAAATAGGTAAGGATACCCTTGTAGATGGTTCTCTGGTAAGTCATGTGCCTGCTGACATCTTAAAGCACTTGGGTGCAGAAAAAATAGTAGGTGTAAATCTAAACTTTGGCTTATCCTCTAATATAGACAGTGCACCTCATCTTATAATGCAGACAATCAGCATCATGGGCAAACGACTTAGCGAAACAATTCTTACATCCTACGCTAATATAATAATAGAGCCTAATACAGGAAAAGTCAACTTCTGGGAGATTAATAAAACTACCGAATTGGTGGAAATAGGTAAAAAAGCTGTTTATGAGAATCTAACAGCTCTTAAAGAGTTGTTAGTTTAA
- a CDS encoding molybdopterin molybdotransferase MoeA, with protein MLNVLTVDEAIAIINKNFKPSLGIERVDLLNALGRCLAEDIYSRESIPGFTRSTMDGFAVSSFDTFGASPSQPSYLQVVGDIKMGEVPNAVLNPEEAFKIATGGALPGGSDAVVMLEETEWLDDNTIGILKPVAPGENVIFKGEDVKEGQRVCCKNSIIRPQDLGVLAGIGITKVPVFNRIKIGILSTGNEIVAPEIKELQPGKIRDINSYTIYGLVKEMNAEASFYGIVPDEFQMLKKTTERALNENHIVVLSGGSSVGTKDLTARVLEELPGFKQLFHGISIKPGKPTLAAANGDKLIVGLPGHPVSAMVVFDVIIGPFLTDKSKAPKCTAIMGSNVASSPGRQDYVRVRLIEESGYLKAEPILGKSGLISTMLDSEGFVVIPLDKEGIAAGEKVEVELYGGR; from the coding sequence ATGCTCAATGTTTTAACAGTGGATGAAGCAATAGCTATTATCAATAAAAACTTTAAACCGTCTCTTGGTATTGAAAGGGTGGACTTGCTTAATGCATTAGGCAGGTGCCTTGCAGAGGATATTTATTCCAGGGAGTCAATTCCCGGGTTTACAAGATCCACAATGGACGGATTTGCAGTAAGCTCCTTTGATACCTTTGGAGCTTCCCCTTCCCAGCCCAGCTATTTGCAGGTGGTGGGAGATATTAAAATGGGAGAAGTTCCTAATGCAGTCCTTAACCCAGAGGAGGCTTTTAAAATTGCTACTGGAGGAGCCTTGCCTGGGGGAAGTGATGCTGTTGTAATGCTTGAGGAAACTGAATGGTTGGATGATAATACAATTGGTATACTCAAACCCGTAGCTCCAGGAGAAAATGTTATATTTAAAGGAGAAGATGTGAAAGAAGGGCAAAGGGTGTGCTGTAAAAACAGCATTATTAGACCCCAGGATTTAGGTGTACTTGCAGGAATAGGGATTACAAAGGTCCCTGTATTTAACAGAATAAAAATTGGCATTCTAAGCACGGGCAACGAAATTGTGGCACCTGAAATTAAAGAACTGCAGCCAGGAAAGATAAGGGATATTAATTCTTATACCATATATGGCCTTGTAAAGGAAATGAATGCGGAAGCCAGCTTTTATGGAATAGTTCCTGATGAATTCCAGATGCTTAAAAAAACAACAGAAAGGGCACTTAATGAAAATCATATAGTTGTTTTATCTGGTGGAAGCTCTGTTGGAACCAAGGACTTAACAGCTAGAGTATTGGAGGAGCTGCCCGGCTTCAAGCAGCTTTTCCATGGCATATCAATTAAGCCGGGCAAACCAACCCTGGCTGCTGCCAATGGGGATAAGCTTATTGTGGGGCTGCCAGGTCATCCTGTTTCAGCCATGGTTGTTTTTGATGTTATCATAGGCCCTTTCTTAACAGATAAATCAAAGGCACCTAAATGTACTGCCATCATGGGTTCTAATGTGGCTTCTTCCCCAGGGAGGCAGGATTATGTAAGGGTAAGGCTAATAGAAGAGAGCGGATATTTAAAAGCTGAGCCTATTTTAGGCAAATCAGGACTAATATCAACCATGTTAGACAGTGAAGGCTTTGTGGTAATACCATTGGATAAAGAAGGAATAGCAGCAGGTGAAAAGGTAGAAGTAGAATTATACGGGGGCAGGTGA
- a CDS encoding molybdopterin biosynthesis protein produces the protein MGRKIYLENRSRDEALQNLIEELELTNFFVQEDEEILVDESLGRITSQPVYARVSTPHYRASAMDGVAVIASKTFGAAETNPVTLKLGADGVVVDTGDPIPDEFDAVIMIEHVNFIDDNRFQIIAPAFPWQHVRAIGEDMVKQEMLLPSNHGIRPYDVGAMVAANVDRVRVKIKPVVGIIPTGDELVEPGTQLKPGDIVEFNSRVMSGLVVQWHGRAEVFPIIPDKYDKIKEVVIQALDKCHIVVINAGSSAGRDDYTSSIIEELGRVYTHGIAIKPGKPVVLGIASGRPVIGIPGYPVSSALTFELFVKPLIYRKLGTEMKERQKVKVTVAKPLYSTLGMEEMIRVKIGRVGERLVAAPLERGAGVMMSLVRADGILRVPRLSEGIEVDIPVEAELLKPLGVIEKAVLMCGSHDLTLDVVNDLFHKFYPGYSLSSSHVGSLGGISALKRGEAHSAGMHLLDPETGEYNVSYVKRLLPDEEVLLVNLVYRQQGLMVAKGNPLKIRGLEALTEPNIKFINRQKGAGTRILLDYLLAKEGIKESQISGYRKEEYNHLAVAAAIAANTAHVGMGIMAAAQALDLDFVPLIEERYDICIPKVFLKDERIKKLLHIICSEEFKEQVSKLGGYGTKQTGKIVWSSFPVEEGMLCEINLQEI, from the coding sequence ATGGGGAGAAAGATTTATCTAGAGAACAGGTCTAGGGATGAAGCACTGCAAAATTTAATTGAAGAATTAGAACTGACCAATTTTTTTGTGCAGGAGGATGAGGAGATTTTAGTTGATGAAAGTCTCGGCAGAATCACTTCCCAGCCCGTATATGCCAGGGTTTCAACCCCCCATTATCGTGCTTCTGCTATGGATGGAGTAGCAGTTATTGCGTCAAAAACATTTGGTGCGGCAGAAACAAATCCTGTTACTTTAAAACTTGGAGCTGATGGGGTAGTTGTGGATACAGGAGATCCCATTCCAGATGAATTTGATGCGGTAATAATGATAGAACATGTAAATTTTATAGATGACAACAGGTTCCAGATTATTGCCCCGGCCTTTCCCTGGCAGCATGTTAGAGCAATTGGGGAGGATATGGTAAAGCAGGAGATGCTTTTACCCTCAAACCATGGGATAAGGCCTTATGATGTTGGAGCAATGGTAGCTGCCAATGTTGACAGGGTTAGGGTAAAAATTAAACCAGTGGTAGGTATTATCCCAACGGGAGACGAGTTGGTTGAGCCAGGGACCCAGCTAAAGCCGGGAGACATAGTTGAGTTTAACAGCAGGGTAATGTCTGGTCTTGTTGTCCAGTGGCACGGAAGGGCTGAAGTTTTTCCTATTATACCTGATAAATATGACAAAATTAAAGAGGTGGTTATTCAGGCCCTGGATAAATGCCATATTGTGGTGATAAATGCCGGGTCATCGGCAGGTCGGGATGATTATACCTCCTCGATTATTGAGGAACTGGGAAGGGTATATACCCATGGAATTGCTATTAAACCAGGCAAACCAGTTGTCCTTGGTATAGCTTCCGGAAGGCCTGTAATAGGTATTCCAGGCTATCCAGTTTCATCGGCACTTACCTTTGAGCTGTTTGTTAAGCCGTTAATATACAGGAAGCTGGGAACTGAAATGAAGGAGAGACAAAAGGTAAAGGTGACGGTAGCTAAACCCCTTTATTCAACCCTTGGTATGGAGGAAATGATAAGGGTGAAGATAGGCAGGGTTGGAGAAAGGCTGGTGGCAGCACCCCTGGAAAGAGGTGCAGGTGTAATGATGTCTTTGGTAAGGGCAGATGGTATTTTAAGGGTGCCTCGTTTATCTGAGGGTATAGAGGTTGATATTCCTGTTGAAGCAGAGCTACTAAAGCCTTTGGGAGTAATAGAAAAAGCTGTCTTAATGTGTGGAAGTCATGACTTAACACTAGATGTGGTTAACGATTTATTTCACAAATTTTATCCTGGGTATTCACTTTCATCCAGCCATGTAGGCAGCCTGGGGGGCATTTCGGCCTTAAAGCGCGGAGAGGCCCATTCGGCCGGCATGCATTTGCTTGATCCAGAAACAGGAGAATACAATGTATCATATGTAAAAAGACTTTTGCCAGATGAGGAGGTTCTGCTGGTGAATCTGGTTTATCGTCAGCAGGGTTTAATGGTAGCCAAGGGCAATCCCCTTAAAATCAGGGGATTAGAAGCCTTAACTGAACCTAATATCAAGTTCATTAATCGGCAAAAGGGTGCAGGAACCAGAATACTGCTGGATTACCTACTTGCAAAGGAAGGTATTAAAGAAAGCCAGATCTCTGGATACAGAAAGGAAGAGTACAATCACCTGGCAGTTGCGGCAGCTATTGCAGCAAATACGGCCCATGTGGGCATGGGGATAATGGCAGCTGCACAAGCCCTGGATCTGGACTTTGTTCCCCTTATAGAGGAGCGATATGACATCTGTATACCCAAGGTATTCTTGAAGGATGAAAGGATAAAGAAGCTGCTGCATATTATCTGCAGTGAAGAATTTAAAGAACAAGTAAGCAAACTGGGAGGGTATGGAACAAAACAAACAGGAAAAATAGTATGGTCTAGTTTCCCTGTGGAGGAGGGGATGTTATGCGAGATCAATTTGCAAGAAATATAG
- the moaA gene encoding GTP 3',8-cyclase MoaA, protein MRDQFARNIDYLRLSVTDRCNLRCLYCMPEEGVSLKKHEEILTLEELHLISQAAVSMGIKKIRLTGGEPLVRKGIVDLVAMIKGISGLEELSLTTNGTLLKSLGPALKKAGLDRINISLDTLDAQKYQQITRGGDVNQVLDGIDVALELGLEPVKINCVLVDGFNNDEIHKFVLLAEGKPLHIRFIELMPIGEGQKKQDGYLPLEPLKKQLIEAYGLLPSSKVKANGPADQFVLPGGKGTIGFIGAVTNHFCHKCNRLRVTADGKIKPCLDSGFEVDLIGVLRGKGSQKALRDVFLEAINAKPSGHNMNLWEYGQNRLMSQIGG, encoded by the coding sequence ATGCGAGATCAATTTGCAAGAAATATAGATTATTTACGACTTAGTGTAACTGATAGATGTAATCTGCGTTGTCTCTACTGCATGCCCGAGGAAGGAGTCAGCCTTAAAAAGCATGAGGAAATACTTACCTTGGAAGAACTCCATTTAATTTCTCAAGCAGCTGTTTCCATGGGCATAAAAAAAATCAGGCTGACAGGAGGAGAGCCTTTAGTTAGAAAGGGTATTGTGGATCTTGTTGCAATGATAAAAGGGATTAGCGGTTTAGAGGAGCTTAGTCTAACTACCAATGGAACCCTGTTAAAATCACTTGGCCCTGCCTTGAAAAAGGCTGGCCTGGATAGAATTAACATTTCACTGGACACCCTTGATGCACAAAAGTATCAGCAGATTACCAGGGGTGGAGATGTAAACCAGGTTTTAGACGGTATTGATGTGGCATTGGAATTAGGCCTTGAGCCTGTAAAAATAAACTGTGTTTTAGTAGATGGTTTTAATAATGATGAGATTCACAAATTTGTCTTATTGGCAGAAGGCAAACCACTCCATATTAGATTTATTGAGTTAATGCCCATTGGAGAAGGTCAGAAGAAGCAGGATGGCTATTTGCCCCTTGAGCCTTTAAAAAAACAGCTCATAGAGGCCTATGGTCTGCTGCCATCATCAAAGGTGAAGGCCAATGGACCTGCTGATCAATTTGTACTGCCAGGAGGTAAAGGTACTATTGGTTTCATTGGTGCGGTAACCAATCATTTTTGCCATAAATGCAACAGACTCAGGGTGACTGCAGATGGCAAAATTAAACCATGCCTTGATAGTGGTTTTGAGGTGGATTTAATAGGCGTATTAAGGGGGAAAGGCTCCCAGAAAGCATTAAGAGATGTGTTTTTGGAGGCAATTAATGCAAAACCCTCAGGTCACAACATGAACCTATGGGAATATGGCCAGAACAGGTTAATGTCCCAGATTGGAGGTTAG
- the moaC gene encoding cyclic pyranopterin monophosphate synthase MoaC, whose product MEGLTHFDKTGNAIMVDVSGKNPTARTATAQGRISMKQETLRTIEEGKIGKGDVLGVARVAGIMAAKKTSELIPMCHPLMLTKCSVDFDFEKDSNSIKIMATVKTMGQTGVEMEALTAASAAALTIYDMCKAIDKDMVIGDICLLEKTGGKSGTYIRHTISGT is encoded by the coding sequence ATGGAAGGTTTAACCCATTTTGACAAGACTGGAAATGCTATCATGGTGGATGTATCTGGTAAGAACCCAACTGCGCGAACGGCGACAGCCCAGGGAAGAATATCCATGAAGCAGGAAACTCTAAGGACTATCGAAGAAGGCAAAATTGGCAAAGGGGATGTTTTAGGTGTGGCCAGGGTAGCAGGAATAATGGCTGCAAAAAAAACCTCAGAACTCATACCAATGTGTCATCCCCTTATGCTTACCAAATGCAGTGTGGATTTTGATTTTGAAAAAGACAGTAATTCAATAAAGATCATGGCAACAGTAAAAACAATGGGACAGACTGGTGTCGAAATGGAGGCCCTTACAGCTGCTTCTGCTGCAGCATTGACAATATATGATATGTGTAAGGCCATAGATAAGGACATGGTTATTGGTGATATTTGTCTGCTTGAAAAAACGGGAGGCAAAAGCGGAACCTATATACGACATACCATCTCAGGCACCTGA
- a CDS encoding MOSC domain-containing protein: MAKVVAVCVSEKKGQRKTNVDEGTLIAGRGLESDAHAGDWHRQVSLLALESIEKMQRMGLDVGPGDFAENITTQGIDLLALPVGSRFKIGSEALLRVTQIGKECHTRCAIYHQAGDCVMPKEGIFAEVLIGGEIKVEDEITVVPGYRLGIITASDKGARGEREDKSGEVIMEKLKGLADVVDYRIVPDEKEDLEKALKEMADEIKVDLILTTGGTGFSLRDITPEVTLSLCDRAVPGIPEAMRAASYKITPMAMLSRAAAGIRKQTLIINLPGSPKAVSECLDVVLPVLGHGLEILTGKGSECAR; encoded by the coding sequence TTGGCAAAGGTAGTTGCTGTTTGTGTTTCGGAAAAAAAGGGTCAAAGAAAGACCAATGTAGATGAAGGAACCTTGATTGCAGGAAGGGGCCTGGAAAGTGATGCCCACGCAGGAGACTGGCACAGGCAGGTTAGTCTCCTTGCCCTTGAGAGTATTGAAAAGATGCAGCGCATGGGTCTTGATGTGGGTCCAGGAGACTTTGCTGAAAATATCACTACCCAGGGAATAGATCTATTGGCATTGCCTGTTGGTTCTAGATTTAAAATTGGCAGCGAGGCCTTGCTCAGGGTAACCCAGATAGGTAAGGAGTGCCATACAAGATGCGCCATTTATCACCAGGCAGGGGATTGTGTCATGCCAAAGGAAGGAATATTTGCAGAGGTGTTGATAGGTGGTGAAATCAAAGTAGAAGATGAAATTACTGTAGTTCCGGGATATAGGCTTGGCATCATTACGGCCAGTGATAAAGGTGCCAGGGGTGAGAGAGAAGACAAAAGCGGAGAGGTTATCATGGAAAAACTAAAGGGCCTTGCTGATGTGGTTGATTATAGGATAGTTCCTGATGAGAAGGAGGATCTGGAAAAGGCACTTAAGGAAATGGCAGATGAAATAAAGGTGGACTTAATTCTTACTACTGGAGGTACTGGTTTTAGCCTAAGAGACATAACTCCAGAAGTAACTTTATCTCTATGTGACAGAGCAGTTCCAGGCATACCTGAGGCAATGAGGGCTGCCAGCTATAAAATAACCCCAATGGCCATGCTTTCAAGGGCTGCGGCAGGAATTAGAAAGCAAACCCTGATTATCAATTTACCAGGCAGCCCAAAGGCTGTTTCTGAATGTCTGGATGTGGTGCTGCCAGTATTAGGTCATGGGCTGGAGATTTTAACCGGCAAGGGCTCAGAGTGTGCAAGGTGA